From Nitrosopumilus zosterae, the proteins below share one genomic window:
- a CDS encoding 30S ribosomal protein S25, whose product MGGAKKPTAASKDKSTATKDTKKSKKDKGESGPKKAEIIVMVNEQQAMKIIQSSKVVTVQDLARQTGVKISAANAFLKNSAIKGTVKRVGGYSGHHLYQAVSS is encoded by the coding sequence ATGGGCGGAGCAAAAAAGCCAACAGCTGCTAGCAAAGACAAATCAACAGCAACCAAAGATACTAAAAAAAGTAAAAAAGACAAAGGCGAAAGTGGCCCAAAAAAAGCAGAAATTATTGTTATGGTTAATGAACAACAAGCAATGAAAATTATTCAAAGCTCCAAGGTGGTCACAGTTCAAGATCTTGCAAGACAAACAGGAGTCAAAATATCTGCAGCTAATGCATTTCTAAAAAATTCAGCAATCAAAGGAACTGTAAAAAGGGTTGGCGGTTATTCAGGCCATCATTTGTATCAAGCAGTGTCTTCATAG
- a CDS encoding homospermidine biosynthesis protein produces the protein MDPHKFHGKDIPHIKLDPNMTIEDLVDVFASSGYNGRQLGDAAKLYARMIEEDATICLTVSGAMTPVGFGGIIKTLIERGFVDWIITTGANVYHEDHFAWGLPVKQGSFDVDDMKLYENEIVRIRDVYIKFHETLEAEDELIQKMFGDDFPDKPFTTAEFCNLMGKISKEKAKHPEKSFITTAYDYDVPVYISTIKDSSLALNLAVHRLRDKIYNLDFVREIIEQAAILYDSKKSGILELGGGVPKNTAQQTGPLLDQILRRNDGGQDYVIQITDARPDTGGLSGATLQEGKSWGKVQDAHHGMVTVYADVTIAFPILALYVLSNQKTREPKRLYKKLNKLYEKLKDDYSKNPTN, from the coding sequence GTGGACCCGCATAAATTTCATGGCAAGGACATACCTCACATCAAACTAGATCCAAATATGACCATAGAAGATTTGGTGGATGTCTTTGCAAGTTCAGGATATAACGGAAGGCAACTTGGAGATGCAGCCAAACTTTATGCTAGAATGATTGAAGAAGATGCAACGATTTGTCTCACAGTATCAGGAGCTATGACACCAGTAGGTTTTGGCGGGATTATTAAAACACTAATTGAGCGAGGATTTGTAGACTGGATTATAACAACGGGTGCAAATGTATACCATGAAGATCATTTTGCATGGGGTCTACCAGTAAAACAAGGAAGTTTCGATGTAGATGATATGAAATTGTATGAGAATGAAATTGTTAGAATCAGAGATGTATATATTAAATTTCATGAAACATTGGAGGCAGAAGACGAACTAATTCAAAAAATGTTTGGAGATGATTTTCCAGACAAACCATTCACAACTGCAGAGTTTTGCAATTTAATGGGAAAAATCAGTAAAGAAAAAGCAAAACACCCTGAAAAAAGTTTCATTACAACTGCATATGATTATGATGTTCCAGTATACATATCTACAATAAAGGATTCTTCACTTGCCTTGAATTTAGCAGTTCACAGACTCAGAGATAAAATTTACAATCTAGATTTTGTAAGAGAGATTATAGAGCAAGCTGCAATTCTTTATGATTCAAAGAAATCAGGAATTTTAGAATTGGGCGGAGGTGTTCCCAAAAACACAGCTCAGCAAACAGGACCACTTTTAGATCAAATTCTCAGAAGAAATGACGGAGGACAAGACTACGTAATTCAAATCACAGATGCACGACCAGATACAGGAGGATTATCAGGGGCAACACTTCAAGAAGGAAAGAGTTGGGGAAAGGTTCAAGACGCACATCATGGAATGGTCACAGTATATGCAGATGTAACAATCGCGTTTCCAATTCTTGCATTGTATGTTTTGAGTAACCAAAAAACAAGAGAGCCAAAAAGACTCTATAAGAAATTAAATAAATTGTATGAGAAACTCAAAGACGACTATTCAAAAAATCCTACAAACTAA